TTATTGGTTCTAGGGTTTTACAACTTAAAATGTTTTGCATGTTCCAACTATTTGCAAGAATTTGATGTCAGTTGGCCAATTTGCTAAAAACAATAGGGTCTACTTTGAGTTTCACCCTTTCAATTGTTTTGTGAAGGACATTCAGGCAAGAATCACATTACTAGTGGGCCACATGCATAATGGGCTTTACAAGTTTGATACTTCAACTGTTGGTGAACATTCAGGTGTTTTTGTGCTACTTTTGGTTCGAGTTTTTCCACTTGTGGGTCTAATGTTGAGGTCCAAAATGTTGAACTATGGCATAAGAGGCTtggtgtaacgccctaatttatttaactttgtttttatgaattttgtcataattaagtatttgcttcaatggttaaatgttttgattgtgTGTTTGAGGTTTTGGTTTCAAGTCTCACTTTTGGAAAATTTTGCTATTTTTTATCCTAGCTTTATCCCTATTAGTTGGGATTATGTTGCGATAGCCCACCACAAATGCTGGACTTCAGTATATTAGGTGTAATATCACAGGTCAGGaatcatcatctcatctcaaATCAATTCCCGTATCGCGCTCACTATAACCTATTGACATGCCAATTGTACTCTATCCTACGTTCATCGACTCAAGAGATATTACCATTAAACCAATGTCTAACAATTTACTATCTCTTTTCATACTAATTCAACATCgaaatatttaatttaacaaCCAACAACTAAATTCCCATTCAAGTcatattgtaatatatataaatcaaaataaaccgAATGAACTTACCAGGGCCAAAATGTAGAATTAGCAAAATTTAGGAACTATTTAGCAGCTTTCCCTTTTCCTCAGTTATCTACTTGTTCttaatctataaaataatttatttcaatttattagcTTTGATCTCATATACCATTCAATTTAGTAgaatttatttcctatttataaattttcatatttaccccaaacttttacatttaattcaatttaatctttaatatTAAAACAAGCCAATTTTCCTAATTACCTCATATACATGTTTTTGCTTGAACATTCAACCCTATATAAACAGCcctaaattctgaaatttttttcaataaaattcttccaatttcacattttatctatTAAATTCCTAAACTCAAAACTATACAAATTTactttacaaaataattttatttaacaaccaaacttaataatttaccattaaacttcaaaaacataataaactTATCAATGGTATCTTTCAAAacttttaacagttttacaaattactcCCGGATtagttaaattaagctaaaacaatttcgaaaatataaaattcatgaaaaCAAGTGAGAAATGGACTTACATACAAAGAGATGAGCAAAGCCAAAACTTTTTCCTCTCTAAACAATGGTGTTTGGGTTTCATtccaaaatgaagaagatgatacaaattTCTTGCATTTTCATTTGTTTCatcttttaatataattataaaatttccaTTAACTAACAcattttcaatcaaatttttatcTACTTACCATCAACTAAATAAGAAATGGCTTAATTCCATATTAAACCATCTTGTTTTACTTAAACACTCAATTCGCACTAAAACACtaataatgtaacgccccaattttcgggaatcctgtgaatgttggcataggtttaattatgttagtgggcctctagaaagcccaaacttaagatagaacccgacaattttagttaatttttgttccataagaaaaagggggtgaaattatgaaatagaacctatgtgaaaatgtttgaaaatgctataggctaaattgaagtggccaaataaataggagtgcaaaataggaggatttgcacgacaaacctcccattttacatgaagtggccagccatcatgttgttgtagacaaaatctgcacttgatatccataatttatggtacaaattgatacaaattgataataggttaggtaaatgttccatgataatgggttaggtaaatgtttcatgataatgggttaggtaaatgtttcatgataagaatttcatgtcttttgtattaaagaattaaatggatgaaatatgaagttttattaaaagaaaaaggggtgaaaagaacaaagttttgtccatctttgttcatcatagctgaaagttagagaagagaaaggagaggagaaagctcttgagtattcagtcattaggaggaggaaaattgaaggtaagttcttggtaccttgcttctattttgaggttcatgagttcttcttgattctaccttaactcttgaagtatattttgatttttagttgtgttgtgagcatttagtcatgaattaaaatgaaggaaatgattgttgtttcatgttcttttgatgaaaaatggaagataagtgaagttgagccaaaaaaatgagcatgcatgtgccttagatgttaaagggaaaaaatcagctaacatgttgtgctttaaaatgatgaaatggagattattcttaagtaaaatcatagatatgtgatgattgattggtgatatacatgtttaaataacatgcatgcaaggtatgtgtgaaagagtgatttggtaataaatctgcttgggacagcagcagtaacgtgattttggaaaatcaccataaattgtgggagaagaattagaagctgaataaattatgtaattaaagcttaatgagtctagtttcaaatgaaataaacaagaacatattttgaattctgtgcaatgagaaatttgattcgtaatgaagagtggtcagattagtcaaacagtgaaacatgggaaactttgagaaaaatctggtattgattggccagaccaaaaattctgaaaattttatggatataagatatatgaatctattttcaaggaaaattaacggaactttatttggagtttcgtagctctagttataaatgatttagtgactgttgctcaggaagacagcttgcagtgaaattatgattatgtggtaaacattgacaaaaatttgttaatgagttacttattgttttcttataagcttactatgatctgtaggtgtggttggccgaatattgtaaggggttaatacgtagtttgtatttgaatagttagattaacgtgttagtaatccaattgtaggcggtttgtgtgtggatctcaaaTCGATATCGTCGCAAAACAATGTgcaactaacaccctctttcttagtgcGGATCGGCAAAAgtagaaaagtcgaaatgccaaaaccggtattttgtagatttgcgagtgtcgaatgctcgtgaggtaaatcaattaatgtttttggtaagttgcaaaatttggactgcaaagtgcatgatttacgtgccttcgatatttttgggcttaatgggccaaaattggaatgatgggccaatcggcccaattcgtaagaaccctcgatgcgtgattctgtagtacgtgaaaggtaggaatatgcatgaaaaaccctaaaatagataaattctgaaatacctttaaaagtgaaaatttacgttttacccctaggagataaattaacgaaatacccctagggttaaattgacttaaatgcatgtttgactgttgttatttactgcatgccatgttgttattatctgatgcatgggattgggatattgacggaggaagctactgaaagtggcttgtccacgtactggaggctttgcctcaatttactgttaactgagcaggCAAAGTGCAacctgtggagtgttgggctgggtgggttgagctattccccacatggagtgtatggctggtacggtggagtgtagtggttggtgggttgagtagtctcccaaatgggcttgcatatgttcttgatgttgcatgtattttgaaataggcctatgggccatactgttatctgaataagggctaaggcccgtttattatgtctgaaaagggctctggcccagtaccactattacccaaatgggcttgcatatgtttactgatgttgcatgtattttgaaatgggcctatgggccatactgttatctgaataaggggctaaggcccagtttattgtaatctgaaaagggctcggcccagtaccactttattactgaataggcttaggcccaatgggcttgagtgacttgggctttgaatgggttttccttacacactgagtttccccaaactcacccttttattttcatccacgcagaaatccccaaccatagtgggcttgggtcgtgagggaattcggagtggccactcgttctgaaagtttgattttcttctggtgaactggacatccttttatttacgtttgaagttttgggtttttaaatgtaataaggccgcttaattatttttaatggttttaatatgtattactaagataggtattacttattttaactgttgaaattggatagctttagagcccgttttcaaaaacaacagttgatttcaaaataacacgacaacaagcaaagcttccgcaatgaaagtattttccaaaattaatcacttttcctaaaaatgacttaatcaaatcggtttcctagaaatatccatgacgttaaggtgtggcaatcgcgatatgcatgtctaggattggatccgaaggagcttggtacttaagcgatcagatggactcaccacctcttttccggtttcctaccggtgcctgacttccattcactttaacctataatgaaattatcttttaaaacactaagtaggtttttctggatcaacaatataaaatgtttttaacgcttcgatgtgggatgtcggatccagccataacgtctgggccgggtttggggtgctacaaataaAAATAgagttttgtattttttttataatatagtcctttatctttaattaatcaattaaatattaaaatttttaaaccaaattttaatacgacactAATgatctcgtaaatattaaataattaatatttacggaCTGACATGTCAGAATTGTgatctcgaaactactatttctgATACTACtagaaaacgagctgttacagatTAAGTATGTACACTTCGTAAGTCTTTCTCATCCCTATACTGCCTTAACTGTTGCTCAGGAATACTTGAATCACGTGTTTAAGTTGCATGATGTGCCTGATGCTATTATCTTAGATACGGACAAAGTGTTTGTTAGTACTATTTGGTAGTTGTTTAGGAAACTAGGATCCAAGGTTAAGTTTTCAACAACTTATCATCTCTAAATAGATGTCCAAACTAAAGTTCTTAACAAAtgtttagaagggtacttgatatGCATTACAGGAGAGAGGCCTGGTGATTGGTTTTGTTGGCTTCCCATTGTTAAGTGGTGGTACAATAATACTTTTCACTCATCCATTCGTACTACctcttatgaggccttgtatggccaACCTCCACTATTGCACTCTCATTACTTAGTAGGGCTTTCCATGGTGGCAACAATTGACAGAAGTTTTACAAGAAAGGGAGGCAGCCTTGAAGATGCTCAAATTTTACCTACATAGAGCCAAGGATAGAATGAAAACATATGGTTAACAAGAAGATGAGCGAGAGGGAGTTTTTAATAGGAGATATATTGTTTTTTAAAATTACACCATATTGACAACATATAGTTAAGAGAAGAGGAAATCAAAAGCTTGCTACCAAGGCTTTTGGTCCCTATCTAGTGGTGGCTAAAGTGGGTAAGATGGCTTATAGGTTGCAGTTGCTTGAGGGTTCAAGGGTGTATCCTACTTTTCACGTGTCCTAGTTGAAGAAGCATGTAGGGAGAGGGTCATGCCAAGCTAATTTGTCTGTTGTGGTTCTGATAATGGTTAAAGAACATTTAGCAATTTTGGACAAACATCTAGGAAAATGTGGTCATCGAGCTATCACTAAAGTGACGGTGTAGTGAACCAATTCCTTTTCTGAAGATGCAACTTAGGAGAGTCTTCATGATCTGAAACAACAATTCCCTTCTTTTAATCTTGGAGATCAAGGATTTTGTTAACAAGGGAAGACTTGTTATGGTTTGAATAATTTGTTGTGGTAAATGGTGTCGTATATGTTCTTGTGCAGTTGTTTAGTAATACGGTGTGTTTTACTTTTGTTATTTGTAATGATCTATAACAACTTTTAATTATTTGATTGTTATAAATAGGTGGGAACAATTATTTGATTTCTCAAGAAAACTGCAACCAAAACtctcttctctctttcttttcttttctctctcgttctccttatttttctttttttgtaacCTATGTTGAGATTTAAGTTTTGATGAATTTGTACAAAATGGTGCAGTTTCCTATATCTAGCGGAATGAGACTAGATAAATCATTGGAAAGTAGCAGTAACTTGGTGAGATTTCTCAAGCTAAAAATCCCTTTCGAGATTGAACCAAATAGCTATTGCAAAATAGATCAATTGCCTCAAGATCTTGGCATTGACAAAGAGAGAAAGAGAAgatgaaaaaggaaagaaaaaaatagaaaaagaaaggaaaaaaataaatatgaaagaataaaaatagattaaaaataaaaaatgacttgGCGTGTTTTAATTGGGTAACATGtgttaatttttatttgaataaCGAAACATAGTTTAAGTATCACTCCTCACAAAAAATAGTGTAAGTATCAACTTGAGAAAATATGCATAGTTTAGGTATCAATTTGtgagttaaatttatttaatatattgaaGATAGAATTTTGAACTATATAAACGAATatcttattatttattaaatataaattacttTTGTTGTGCTAACCTACTTCATCAatgattaaatattaagtttAAAATTCACTCACTTTTTCTACTAAATCTATTATATATAGATAAAGCAGTCAATTTATTTATACCAAATTTGTGTGATTTTCCTTTGAAAACCTTGAAAAGAGTCTTAAGGATACAAAGTGTCCACTTGACTTCATCATTCCGTAGGTATGAAGCTTTTATTTGATTGGATTTTAAGATAAGATTTCGCATAAATAATCTAATTTTTTGCAGTAATTTCCTTCTCGAGaagaataaaaattcaaattaacGTGGACGATATTTTTAGATCAGTTACTTTTTGAAAGATTTAAAAAGTTACAAGACTTCCATTGATAATGATAAAGACTTTATATTGCAACTGCTCAAAATAATCGACTAAGAGAATAGCTAATCTAAAAAAAAACCACCTTAGGAATCCTAATCATGGTGGCTATATATTTTCACTCCATTTACTGATAGCCTGCATAACTGCTTGTTTCACCATCTGAGCATCTATGCCTTCAGCATTACTTTGGTTCTGAGAATCAAACAATTCAGCATTACgaagaaactcaaaatcaaaattGCATTTGCATTCAATCAATGGAAATTCCATTAGCTTTATAGAATATCCAAGTAAGACAGATACAAAACTAGTTAGTATCATTCATTATAGTGACAGTACAATAAAGGGGAAAAAATTccaaaaatgtgtggttaaaacttaaaacccattTACCATTCAAGAAGTTCCTTCTTTCATGGTCGTCGatagttgatttttaaaaaaaccttTTTAATTAAAGAACATAAAATCAGAAAGCCGACGGGAAGGGAATGAAAATGTATAGGCCTATAAACAAGACAACACATCTATGAAATAACTGTGGGTGTGAAAATAAAACAGTGAGTTACATTCCAAAAAATAATATACAAGTACTCATGCGAATCCTATCAAAACTGCattataatttttaacaattaaaatataattttatcatatattaatttatgatttcattatttttgaaaaaattaaattaaaatcttttctttttaagagagtaaaaatacaatttatgtatataaatttttattttatcatttataaaAGGTTAAAACTAAATTTTCATTTGGGGTTGGCCCCTGCTGCAAGTATGATCTATGTTGATTGAATCACAAGTGGTGTAATAAATAATTAGTGTTTAGTTTCTAATTGACATCAATATCCTTAGTTTTTAATAAACACCGATCTCAAAGATCAATCACTAGaaaagttttatatttatatgtatgtatgcaagTATGTATTCTTACTTCTCCTCCAATGGCTTCAAGCTGGAAATTCTCTTGGCAAGAAACCCTAGCGTCGAGCACGTCAAGGCCAAGCTCTTCAAAGGTTTCCAATATGGAAACAAGCAAACCAGGGCAATTCTTTTCCAAAAACACATTAATAAGGAAACCTTTCTCTAGGGCTTCCACAGCAACTTGCTGAAAAccaaataaaaaacttaaaatcaatttaaattttttatttattttttgaaagaaaatcaatatAAAAATTAGAGGCTGCCCTTTTGGGTTTTTTACTTGCTTCCTAATTAGAAAACAAATGTAGCAGTTAAAATGTATATGTCAAAAAGGAAATAATAGATGAATAGATTCACCATAGGCAGAGGATTCTGGGAATTTGAAATTCCTGAAGTTCCAGTTTCTTGGTTCAGCACTTCCACCTTTTCTTTCAACTCTTCTATGTATCTCGATGCGTCCACAATGATTGAGGTTTTATTTACCTGCAAGAAAACAAATACAAAATGAAACTAAATCACTCATGCCATCCACTCTATTAACCTCATGGACTATAATATGATGGAATTTTTTCGATTCAGCATACACTTTTAACTAATAtaacatcacaagaaactcaaTCACTCAATAGTGTGATCGTTAAGATAGaatagaaatgaaaaagaaaacaaagcagGAAGTGAAAAGGTAGGATTATCATCCATAAAAGTTAAAAAGAGTTGTAGGCCAAATTACAGCAGTAGAATTGACAACAGAGCGAAGGCGTTGCAGTTTCTGATAGACAGATGCTTTCTTTCGATCTCTGGAAGACATGATTTCTGGCTTTAATATTTAGAATATCAACTTTATCTGTCAAAAACCCTTGACCCTTTCTTTTTCACTGCAAGGATTAATTTGCAAGGGTATTTAAAGAAGTAACATAATATAGTTGTTTGTTTCCTCCATGAGGAGGATCTCCATTCCCCCCACTTCAACCCAATTTACTGATTTGACCTCCTTCATTTACAAGGATAGAAGTACTGTTAGATATCATCCATGGTGTTCAAGCACAGAGGTTAGCTGCTTAGGGATTTCATAAAATGTATACGTTATTTATAATCTTCAAATCCTTGAAATAAAAGTTATCACGGGCTTAAACATACGAACTCATATTAATATCATTCAAGCACAGAGTCTAATTAGTCTTCATAGTGCTTTGTGACTTTATAAAATGAATAGACTATTCATCACCTCTCAATCCTTAAAATAGAAGATACCACTTAAGTACATTTGAATTCATTTCCTTCAAACTATTGCAATCACAGGGATACTAACTAAATTAGAACTCTGCTAGTGAAACCAAAACTTCTTTGATTctcaataaaaatgaaaatataaaagtcAAATCATTTTGATAATTACTTAGTTTTATGCTAAAGTAGTAAATTTAATTGATTTACTCATAATCATAGTCATAATCATAGTAATGTTGAAAGtaattttcattttagttacaAACTTAGTTAAGTTATTTGTTTTCTGTTAATTAATGAGACTTTGATTTAATGATAAAGTTGAGTTTACCAtgactttaaaatttcaaattcagGTCTTACATTACAGCAAAACTGACTTTTAACGGCGTTTTttaggcttttagcggcgcttaaaactatttgcggcgtttttacaagcgccgcaaaaaacatCTCTATAGATGGCGCTGTTAAATTTTGTGgcatttatttgaaaaaaataaaaatataaaaattttctattaaaattcattatcaaattaaaataaaaataaaaatatagaatcaaaactaaaataaataataaaaattagattaaatataaatatagaatCAAAATAATAAAGCACCAAACTTGTATACTGCCCACCATTATAAGTCACTAAAAGCAAGAAaaacaaaatgacttaatttaTGGAATTCACGAATGTTAACATCAGACATGAGTTTAAAACTTTGCCTTCGGAAGGATGTTCAAAACCAGAATCCACAATAGATCGAAGCAGCTCGGTTTTAGCGAAAGTTTCGAATCCCGAACTGTGAATTCCAACATACCCCCTACACCACATAAAAAAGAACATTGCTTTACACTAAAACTAGCAGATTATATTAGaacattgtttaccttaaaaatatgtataaattaaaatCAACTAAGGCTAAAATACCTGAGAAAGTGCTTTGACACAGCTGCGATAAGTATAAAGCACTGATGCCATCTCCTTCCCATCCTGGATAAGTGTGTTCTGCTATGCCATCAAATACAAGATCAGAGACTAAAACAAAACACTAAAAAGTTAATCAAAATTTTGCAATTAACTTTAGACTCTAACTAGCTTTGGCAAAAATAAGTTTTCTaaacttattattttaatagtaaatataatttaACTGATTCTAAAtgagttaaaaattttaatatatatatatatataattacattaatttattaatttattaattatttttgaaaaattattaaaatatttaaacaaataatattattataaatttaacacGCAAAAGAACGAGAAtacaaattaattatatatatatatatatatatatatttgacaaTTATTCATACTGGTTGTATTTTTACATGCCAATAAAAAGCAATAAAAAGCAACGCTTTACCCTAAAAGACTAGCGTTGAATCATGGAATCTGAAAAAACTTAAAGAAATAGAAATGATTGTAAAGAAGCAGTGAATAAGAACATTACATACTATGAATTTATATTCAATGCACTCCCTATAAATGGTTATCAACATGGAAATGAAAGGATCCTTATATGAAACAAATGGTAAATTTTGAATTTGGCAATTGAATCTTCATATCCTTATATGAAGTTTGGTCGGCAAATGAAAATGAAAGAAAACTAAAGCAACATGGTTCCAAAGGTAGAAAGCTATCTAAGTTAATGTCTTCGTGCACACATTTGTCTAAACCAATAGCTCTACCATGCTTTTATACCTAGGAAGACTCAATTAAGGACTACCACAAATGATGAATGCTAAGTAGAGAACCACCAAATAAAAAAACAAGGTAATTAAAAAATGTAGTAGTTAAACTCAAGTATGTTATTCAAGTAATAAAAAAAGATTCAGGTTTAATTATGAGCCCAGGAAGTGAGCTGAAGTACTTTTCCACTACAATCAATGAAATCTCTTCAGCCTGGTGTGAACTCAGTAAGCCTACAGTAGCAACAAAAAGGTACCTACTTCTATGGTCttaaagttaaaagaaaaaatagaaaccaattccataatttcattttatgGCATGAAAATAATCAGAAGCAAGTTCAATTTTACATCAGGCATCCTTGGTCTGCCTAACAATATAGTCAGATTCACATCTAGATTATTAAATGATTATTCAGTTTCATACCAAGAAATTTAAAGAGTTTAAAAGTAAATCTAAGTTTCATGGTGTAAAAAACTTAGTATATCACAGTTAGCAATCGAAAGAAACACAAAATTGGAATTTGGAATGATACCCTTCAAGGTCAATACTCAAAGCTTCTCAGCTGACATAAGAAACAGAAAGCATAAATACTAGGGTCCAAAATTGATCTGAGCTTAAAAACTAATCAACATCCAATAAATTGAAACCAGAACACCCAAAGTAGCAAAAACAGCTGCAGGATTCTTTTAAATATTAGCACTAGAAAAAAATTTGCACCAACATTCAAAGAGGTAATAATCCAcaacttcaatttacagcattcaaacacttcaatttgcagcactttaacacttcaatttacagcattaaaacacttcaatttgcagcacttaaACATTTCAATTAACAATATTTATAGTACTTCAATTTGCAACATTtaagcacttcaatttacagcattcaaacacttcaatttgtggcactttaacatttcaattaacaacatttaaacacttcaatttgcagcactttaacacttcaatttacagcattaaaacacttcaatttgcagcactttaacatttcaattaacaacatttaaacatctcaatttccagcaactaaacacttcaatttgcagtactTAAACACTCCAATTTATAGCACtctaacacttcaatttgcagcactttaacagttcaatttacagcatttaaacacttcaatttgcagcactttaacatctcaattaacaacatttatacacctCAAGTACAGCAAAATGGAATAGCTTTgttctttttccccttttttttattactattagTAACCACTAGAGGACTGGTGGTAGCATAGCAATATtagtttttttataaataaacaaataaataagatCATAATGTTTTGTATAACTTAATATCAGAGAAATGTTTATGGCGTATACCTGAACTTTGCATCATTCTTAGGAATTGAAGGTAGCCTAGTCAGCCTTCTGGTAGAAACACTTTCTCCAAGATTTAAGTGATAATGATATATCTTATTATCACTAATGCCTACAGCCAGACACAAAATTAACTTTATTAAATACATAACGAAGAATTTAACAGAAgggacacacacacacacacacacacacacacacacacacacacatattaacatatcaattaacaacatttatacacctcaattaacatctcaatttccagcaactaaacacttcaTTAGTGATGCACTAGCAGGTTAATTAGAGCCTGAAATTGcttcattaaaaaattataaaatatacttCAAACATTTTACTTTAGAAATTGAGGTAGTAAGcaaactattaaaaattttaaaaaagttatataagatttttattataaaatatttaataaaaagataaaattacaaataattataattaaaattaaatgaatataaTGAAACTTAACCAAACCAAGAGATATTGATTCATTGAAGTTATCAAAACCTAAATTGATATCCACAAATTTATCATTCTCTTCTCATTTCAGCTAAACTTCGTACATAAACCACATGTCATTATGGAGGTGAAGTTAATAGTTAAACAATGAAGGTAATCATTTTAACTAAAATGTTGGTTCACCTCTCTGACTTTTGCAATCAATAAACATTTCTAATGAATTTGAAATTAAtgaaaaaagaatatatatatcaaatgcTATTCAAACAGTGAAATTTGAAGTACCTTTTTTACTCCTTTCAGCAAACATATTTCTCCCAGTAAAAACTGCTATAGGGAACGAAAGAATTATTTGGCTAATGATGCCTTTATTCCATATGGTGATAGAAGTCACATAGATCAACACCTCAAGCAAGCCGTATGCAAAACGTAAACTCTCATACATCAAGATTTCAACACCATCTTGTTCAGTAGCCTTTTCCTGATGATGGAGAAAACACTTATATTAGTTAACTGCTGAAATCCCATATTCAGTTCTACTACTGGAAACTTACAAAGAGCCTATTCAATCACCTCTAAAATGTCAAAGCTAAATAAATATATCATTAGTTCCTACTGTTTGTGGAGGAAAAGAATTTCAAACCATGAACTAATGAAAGCAGCTAATTTCAACAGCTTAACAACAAATGTACCCTTTTCCTATACCGATATGAATAGTTCTCTCATAGGCAATTCATCAAACATAAGGAGAGTAAACTTTAGATTCTTTACCATACGCAATCCAACACAAAAAAATTCCTATAATTCTATAATCTCAATTGAATCCATAGAGAAACCCAAGAAACGGCTGGAACAACACATTGCGGCAGATTTTAAAGAGCAcctcaaagaaagaaagaaaaaagtcgatggcatagaaaataaaataaagaaaacccaTT
The Gossypium arboreum isolate Shixiya-1 chromosome 10, ASM2569848v2, whole genome shotgun sequence genome window above contains:
- the LOC108488830 gene encoding transcription factor SCREAM2-like, which gives rise to MSSRDRKKASVYQKLQRLRSVVNSTAVNKTSIIVDASRYIEELKEKVEVLNQETGTSGISNSQNPLPMQVAVEALEKGFLINVFLEKNCPGLLVSILETFEELGLDVLDARVSCQENFQLEAIGGENQSNAEGIDAQMVKQAVMQAISKWSENI
- the LOC108487511 gene encoding uncharacterized protein LOC108487511 translates to MYESLRFAYGLLEVLIYVTSITIWNKGIISQIILSFPIAVFTGRNMFAERSKKGISDNKIYHYHLNLGESVSTRRLTRLPSIPKNDAKFRTHLSRMGRRWHQCFILIAAVSKHFLRGYVGIHSSGFETFAKTELLRSIVDSGFEHPSEGKVLNSCLMLTFVNSIN